The Arcanobacterium pinnipediorum genome includes the window ACTTTTCATTCAGATGGCTAATAATGGTGCGCTCATCGATCGGGGAATCTGTGACGATATCGAGCTGACGGGCGATAACGACTTTGGTTAGGTCACCTTCGGCAATAGTGCGGGTGATCTGGTCAATATCGGCAACATAGTCCGCAAAATCGTGTACTGGCTCGATCCGACCGATGCCATTTTCGCGGTATTGAGGCAGCGCTTGGAGCAGTACAGCGTCAAGAAGCTGCTTGGCTTGGGGGGAGAGCGTTGTGAAGATGTCTTGGTCGATAGGCCCGATTAAGGTCAAGAAAGGCGTGCCGGCAGATGTAGATCCGGTGCCCGGTCCAGTTATGCCCACCACGACTTCAGGCACGATCAGCGCAGATCCAGCTGGGGAATGTGGGGCGAAACTAAATGAGCCGAAACTGATTAGCCCAGTGCCAGGCAGATTGACCTCGTCTCGGATCTCGGTTTCGCGCTGTAGGTCATTCCACCACTGGGAGGCAAGTGCGAAACGTCGCCCATCTTCGCGCGAGGTTTGGCTCGTTGGCTCAGCATCGAAACGCGCGGCTTGCCCGGCACCGATGAAACCGCTGGAGTTGCGTAGCCAGGCGAGCTGACCGCGTTGTGCCGTCATAATTTTTGATAGATTTGGCACGTCAGGCAGTCGAGTAGTTTGGGCACGCAAATGTGGGATGGTATACATGGTTCGAATGTTAGTGCGGAAAGTGATTAAATGCAGACATGAAAAGACCGCTATCGCACATTGCACAAACTGAATCCGAAAATTCCCAGCATCGTGCATCGCTAGAGAAAAAGCCACACGATGTTTCGAAGATGTTCGACGACGTCGCCCAGCATTATGACCTCACCAATACCGTTTTAACCGGGGGATTAGTTCATGTCTGGCGCAACGTCACCCGCGATGCCGTAGGCGCTCGCGCGGGGCTTAGCGTCCTTGACGTAGCGTGTGGCACCGGCGCTTCGGCTGCGGGATATGCGAGCGATGGCGCCGATGTGATCGGTTGCGATTTTTCCCCCGGAATGATTTCGCGTGGGCTAGAACTTCACCCCGGTTTGGACTTGCGCGTGGCAGACGCGACGGCACTGCCCTTTGACGACGAAACATTCGACGTCGTAACTATTTCTTACGGGCTGCGAAACGTCGTCGATACTGCAGCGGCGCTACGCGATATGCTGCGCGTAACTAAACGCGGTGGAAAGATCGTGATCGCGGAGTTCTCTCAGCCAACGAACCCGATTTTACGCGCCGGGTACTTTGAGTTTATGCGACTGGGTATGCCGCTGTTATCGCAAATATTTTCTTCGGATGCGCCCGCTTATGACTATCTTCGCGAGTCAATTCAGGCCTGGCATTCCCAAGAAGAACTAGCTCGCCTCATGCAAGATAGCGGATGGCGCGAAGTTGAATACAAGAACCTCACCAACGGAATCGTTGCCTTACATCGCGCTACTCGGCCATAAGCGTTATCTATATTTAGCCGTAAAAATCACCAGAAAAAGTGCGTGATTCTAGCGCACGATTTTGTGGCGCATTTTACTAAAAGAATTTAGAAACTAAAGACTAACGTAAATGCATCTGTTTTAAGTTCTTAGAGCTTTGCCAAAGTCCGTAGACTGGGGCACGAAGTCCTAATCTATGAGCGAAAGCGGTGAACATTGTCCCGGCCTGAACATGCTGATGTTGTTGTGGTGGGCGCTGGCCCAGGTGGTGCAGCAACCGCGCATTACCTTGCACAAAATGGGGTGGATGTTCTAGTTCTCGAAAAGGCCACCTTCCCGCGCGATAAAGTCTGTGGAGATGGTTTAACCCCACGAGCTATGGCTGAGCTTATCCGCATGGGGATTTCGGTACGTGAAGAAGATGGTTGGGTGCGTAACTGGGGAGTTCGCGGATATGGCGCCGGGCATGTTATCGAAGTACCGTGGCCAGAATTGGCTTCAGTACCTAATTTTGGTTCCGCAATGCCGCGCAAAGATCTCGATCATTTACTGATTAAACATGCCGTAGCATCTGGAGCGCGCCTGCGCGAAGGGGTAACCGTTCTCGGTCCAGTAGTCCATGAACGCTCCGGCCGTATCGTTGGGGTGCGCGCGCGCAAGACGGCGGAAGGCTCACGCGGAAGCGAATTTGTTATCTCTGCTCGATTCGTAGTCGATTGTGGCGGGGTATCGGCGCGTATGGCAATTGCTGCCGGCAGAGAAAAAGCATTGAATCGCCCGATGGGAGTAGCGCACCGCACCTATTTCCGCTCCCCGCTTGCCAACACCGACATGATGGAATCCCAGCTCGAACTTTGGGCTGGTAAGCCGGGCGAATCTGAGTTACTGCCAGGGTATGCGTGGATGTTCGCCGTCGGTGATGGCCTGGTCAATGTGGGGCTTGGTTCGCTGTCTTCTACCGCCCAGCCGACTGGCGTTGATTATCGTGACGTGTTTGCCAAGTGGATCGCCAACACTCCACCTGAGTGGGAACTGACCCCCGAAAATCAGGTAGGGCGGTTGCGTGGAGCAGCGTTGCCGATGGCGTTTAACCGTAAACCACACTATGCAAACGGTTTAGCGTTGGTTGGTGACGCCGGCGGAATGGTTTCACCGTTTAACGGAGAAGGAATTGCATACGCTATGGCAAGCGGTCGGTTAGTTGCCGATTTTATTGCCCAAGCACTTGTGCGTCCAACTGTGGGAGCCCAAGATCGCGTTATGAACCAGTATGGCCGGGAACTGCGGGCGCAGCTGGGTGGATACTACACGCTCGGGCGCGTATTTGCTTCGCTTATTGAGCGTCCGGAAATTATGCATCTGTGTGTCAAGTACGGGCTACCGCGCCCGACGTTGATGAAATTAGTTATGAAGCTTTTGTCAGATTCCTATGATCGCAACGACGGCGATTGGATGGATAAGGTTATTACGACGTTAACGAAGGTGGTTCCTAAAGCATGACGATGCACGAAAAACCACTAAATTACGCAAAAAAGATGAGTAAGATTTATGTCTGTTCACCGCAGGCACACAACGAAGGGTTGGAGGTCGCATGAATCCCTACGTGCCACTGCTGATTATGATTGCAGTTGCTTCTCTGGTTGGTATCGGAGGTTTAGCAGTCAGCGCCATTATCGGTCCAAAGCGATACAACCGCGTCAAGGTAGCTAATTACGAATGTGGACTAGAGCCAACTCCATCAGCTGGAGCATCTGGTCGCTTCCCTATCAAGTACTTCTTGACGGCAATGACATTCATCATCTTCGATATCGAAGTTGTATTCCTCTACCCGTGGGCCGTTTCGGCGAATCGGTTAGGGCTAGCAAGTTTGATCGCGATTGCGTCCTTCGTCTTCCTTATCACGGTTCCATTCATCTACGAATGGCGCCGCGGCGGCCTAGATTGGGAGTGAAATAAATGGGACTGGAAGAAAAAATTCCGACCGGCATCGGCCTGACCACAGTTGAAGCACTAGCCGGATGGGCGCAACAGCGTTCCCCGTGGCCAGTGACGATGGGGTTGGCGTGCTGTGCTATTGAAATGATGTCCTTTGGCGCCACCCGATTTGACGCCTCACGAATCGGCATGGAAGTTTTCCGTGCTTCCCCGCGTCACGCAGACATCATGATCGTTTCGGGTCGCGTTAGCCACAAGATGGCTCCAGTTGTGCGCAATATCTACGATCAGATGCCTGATCCGAAATGGGTTATCTCCATGGGGGCATGTGCCTCCTCAGGTGGAGTGTTCAATAATTACGCCATCGTTCAAGGTATTGACCACATTGTTCCAGTTGATATCTATTTGCCCGGATGCCCACCGCGCCCCGAGATGTTGATCAATGCCGTTTTCGAACTGCGCAATAACCTCATGAAGAACCGGCCGTTGGGCGAACACCGCAAGGAAGTAGCCCGCAAAGCAGAAGCTGCTGCATTGAAAGCTCTTCCACTCGAATCACAGAAGGGATTGCTCGCATGACCGATCACGGTTCGTTAACCGAAGGCGGGGTAGGGGCAGAATACGTCACCACCCGCAAAGGAATGTGGGGCGTCAAAAACGGCGCTGATACCACCGGTTTTAGTGGCCACGAAGAAGTCATCACGATCGCACAACCTGCCCACCGTCCCTACGGTGGCTGGTTCGACGACGTCGTCGACATTCTTGGTGAACTCCTTGCCGCCGAAGGGTTGCGCCCAGACGATGTTATTGAAAAAGTTACTACCCAGTACGGGGAACTTGTTATTTTCGTCAAGCGAGAGCATTTGGTGAGCGTTGCACGTCATCTGCGCAACGATCAGGATTTACGTTTCGAACTGTGTTTAGGTGTTTCTGCAGTTCACTATCCCGAAGATAAGGATCGAGAACTGCACGGGTTCTACACTTTCTTCTCTATCACCCATAACCGCGTCCTATCTGTTGAGGTTGCTGCTCCAGAAAGCGATCCGCATATTCCGTCGATCGTCGGTGTTTATCCTGGCAACGATTGGCCAGAGCGCGAAGCATGGGATTTGATGGGAATTGTTTTTGACGGTCACCCTGGTTTGACTCGATCTGTTATGCCAGATGACTGGATTGGACACCCACAACGTAAGGACTACCCACTTGGCGGTATTCCAGTTGAATATAAGGGCGCTGTTATTCCGCCACCGGACACACGCAGGGAGTACAACTAATGACTACCCAGATGCCACACGCAACGCGTGGAATCAATGAAGAAGAGTCTAACTCGTACACCAGCTTTGAGGCTGTTGGTGGCGATTGGGCTGATATCGCCCGTGAAGCTGAACAAGTCGGCGAAGAACATATTGTGGTCAACCTAGGGCCAGTTCACCCCTCAACCCACGGTGTTTTGCGCGTCCAAGTCGAGCTCGACGGCGAAAATGTCAAGGAAGTTCGCGCCGCAACCGGTTTCTTACACACCGGTATCGAGAAGAATATGGAATACCGCACCTGGACTCAGGGCGTGGCATTTTGTACCCGAATGGATTACGTTGCGCCAATTTTCCAAGAAGTGGCCTACTGCTTGGGTGTTGAGAAAATGCTCGGCATCGCCGATCAGGTTCCCCAGCGTGCACAAGCGATTCGTGTTTTGCTCATGGAACTTACCCGTATTTCATCCCACCTTGTCGGTATCGGATCAGGTGGAAACGAACTCGGTGCAACGACGATGCTGACCCTAACCTTCCGTGCGCGCGAAGATATTTTGCGGTTGCTCGAAGACGTCACCGGTCTACGCATGAATCACGAATATGTTCGCCCCGGTGGCGTGCTAAACGACGTACCTGAAGGATTTACCGACTATTGCCGTGAGTTGCTGCCAAAGGTTCGCCAGACGATCTCCGAAATGCAAGACCTGACGATGAAGAACCCGATTTTCCTCGATCGGCACGTCAATGTGGGTGTTTCACCACTGTCGTCGATGATGGCACTGTCAATGACTGGCCCATCAGTTCGCGCTGCCGGAGTCCCGTGGGATCTGCGCAAAACCCAGCCATATTGTGGCTACGAAAAGTACGAATTTGATGTTCCAGTTGCTGATAAGGCAGATGCTTATAACCGCATCGACGTTAAGTTCCGTGAATGCTATGAATCCTTGCGTATCTGCTACCAAGTTCTTGACGAACTCGATAAGACTGCCGGTGAGCCTGTGATTATTGGCGATAAGAAAATCGCTTGGCCTGCTCAACTCTCGATCGCGGGGGATGGTCAAGGCTCAACCCCAGAACATGTCAAAGAAATTATGACCGAATCAATGGAATCTTTGATTCACCACTTTAAGTTAGTTACCGAAGGCTTTAGAGTCCCACCCGGGCAGAGCTTTACGATGGTCGAACACCCCAAGGGTATTTTCGGTGTGCATCTGGTTTCTGATGGTGGCACTCGGCCATATCGCGCCCACTTCCGCGATCCGGGCTTTAATAACTTGCAATCCTTGTCAGTTATGGCCGAAGGCGGAATGTTGGCTGATCTTATTGTTTCGCTTGCTGGAGTCGATCCGGTTATGGGAGGAGTCGATCGGTAATGAGTACCCCATACGAACCACATGTTGAAGAAAAATTTAGAGCAGACGCTGCCGAAGTTATTGCGCGTTATCCCAATTCTCGCTCGGCTGTGATGCCACTGTTGCATCTGGTGCAATCGATCGATGGGTTTTGTTCGCCTCGCGGTATCGCGCTGGTAGCAGATATTTTAGGGCTCACTCGCGCCCAGGTTTCGGCCGTGGCCACCTTCTACTCCCAGTATCGCCGTCACCCTAACGGTGAATACAACGTCGGTGTATGTACCAATGCGTTGTGCGCAGTCATGGGCGGAGACCTCATCTGGGAAGAGCTTTCCCAATACGTAGGCGTAGGCCATGACGAGACGACTCAAGACGGTAAGATCACCCTCGAACAGCTCGAATGCAACGCCGGATGTGACTACGCTCCAGTTATTATGGTCAACTGGGAGTTCTTCGATAACCAGACTCCGGCGTCGGCAAAGCAAATCGTTGACGATATTCGTGCTGGTCGAGATATCCAGCCAACTCGCGGACCCAACAAGGTACATACCTTCAAAGAAATCTCTCGCGTGCTTGCCGGTTTCGAAGATGGACACGTCGACGAAGGACCCGCAGCTGGCGAAGCGTCGTTGCGTGGCTTGAAAATTGCGCGTGCCCACGATTGGGCTGCGCCACGTCCACAAGGAGGAGAGGCACAGTGAATGCTTTTAGTGCACCGGGAACTCTAAGCCCGGTTCTTTCCAACAATTGGGATGCCGAGCGTCCGTGGACTCTTCAAGGATACCAGGCTACTGGCGGCTACCAGGCAATCGCGCGCGCTTGGCAGATCAACGAAGAAAAGGGTGCGTTGACGAACCTGATTAAAGAATCAGGTCTGCGCGGCCGTGGCGGGGCAGGCTTCCCAACCGGTTTGAAATGGTCGTTCTTGCCTCCAGAAGATGGCGGCGCACGCTACCTTGTTGTCAACGCTGACGAATCCGAACCTGGAACGTGTAAAGACATTCCATTCTTAATGGCTAATCCGCACCTGCTGATAGAAGGTATGGCTATTTGTTTGTTAGCCATTGGCGGCCATGATGGGTTTATCTATCTGCGTGGCGAAGTTGTTCACGTCTACCGCCGTCTACTAGCTGCGGTACGCGAAGCCAAAGCAGCCGGAATTATCGGTAAAGGCTGTGGGCCAGATGGCAACTACGATATCAACATCACCGTCCATGCTGGCGCCGGAGCATATATTTGTGGCGAAGAAACTGCATTGCTTGATTCCCTCGAAGGCTTCCGTGGCCAACCACGGTTAAAGCCACCATTCCCGGCGGTTGCTGGTCTGTATGCTCGGCCAACTGTTGTCAACAACGTCGAGTCAATCGCCTCAGTTCCTGGAATTATCAATAACGGAACTCAATGGTTTACCGCGATGGGAGCTGGTACGAAGAACTCTCCAGGGCACGGGATCTTCTCGATCTCTGGACACGTGAAGAACCCCGGACAGTTCGAAGCTCCGTTCGGTATCACCATGCGTGAACTCTTGGAGATGGCCGGCGGAATCCGCGAGGGCCACGAACTGAAGTTCTTCGCCGTCGGCGGTTCGTCAGCTCCGCTGTTCACCCCCGATCACCTCGATGTTCCACTAGGATACGAAGAAGTTGCCGAAGCAGGTTCGATGCTGGCAACTCGTGCCATCCAAATTTTTGACGAAACTGTTTCGGTGGTGCGCGTCGTCTCACGCTGGACCGACTTCTACCAGCACGAATCGTGTGGAAAATGTACCCCGTGCCGTGAGGGCACCTTCTGGATGCGCCAAATCATGCACCGGTTTGAAGCTGGTCAGGGAACTGAAGCAGATATCGATTTGCTCTACGAAATTGCCTCCAATATCGCTGGCCGGTCTTTCTGTGCGCTAGGAGATGCAGCTGCAACACCGATTCGTTCTGCAATTGATTTGTTCCGTTCGGAATTTGTTGATGCTTGTTCTACGCCAACTGCCCAGCAATATCCAATCGCTCAATCGGCTCTTTTCAGCGAAGTAGGTGTTCGATGACATCGCAAGTATCTCCAACCCAAGAGTTGGTTACACTCACAGTTGATGGCCGCGAAGTTTCAGTTCCTAAAGGAACGTTGATCATTCGCGCAGCGGAAAAAGTTGGTGTACATATTCCGCGGTTCTGTGACCATCCGCTACTCAAGCCGGCAGCTGCCTGCCGCCAGTGCTTGGTCGAAGTAGCTGCACCGGGCAGAGATGGCGCCATTTCGAAGATGCCTAAGCCCCAGCCTGCATGTGCTGTAACCGTTGCGCCAGGAATGGAAGTCTATTCGGCGCAAACCTCTGAGGTTGCGAAGAAAGCACAGCACGGGATCATGGAATTCTTGCTGATCAATCACCCAATGGACTGCCCAGTGTGTGATAAGGGCGGTGAGTGCCCACTGCAAAACCAGGCCATGACTGATGGTCGCACTAAGTCACGTTTCGTTGATATCAAGCGTACTTATCCTAAGCCGATTTCAGTCTCGGCCAATATTTTGCTCGATCGCGACCGCTGCATTCTTTGCCAGCGTTGTACTCGATTCTCTAGCCAAATCGCCGGTGATCCCTTCATCCAGCTCCACGGCCGTTCCGGCGGTAGCGCAGGTATGGAAGTCCACGGTTTGCATGGTTCACAGATTGGTAATTTCGACGCCGGAGTGCTCGATTTTGCTGCCGATGAGCACAATGAGTCCGTGGTTGCGTTGAATCAGTTTGCCGGACCTGGCGGCGAGTCTGGTATGTCTGTTGGTTATGCTTCTGGTCCAGTAGAACCTAACGAAGTTGATATCACTGGAGCGCCATTCTCTTCCTACTTCTCGGGCAATGTCATCCAGATTTGTCCGGTGGGTGCATTGACTTCAGTTTCCTACCGGTTCCGGGCTCGCCCCTTCGATCTGGTTTCGGTTCCATCTGTATCCGAACATGACGCTTCGGGCTCAGCGATTCGCGTTGATTATCGACGCGGCACAGTTGTGCGTCGGCTTGCGCTTGAAGATATGAACGTCAACGAAGACTGGATTACAGACAAAGATAGGTTTGCCTTCCGGTGGCAAACTGGTCAGGACCGCCTGGTTTATCCACAACTTAAAGGTGTAGATCCTTCTGAACCAGTCTCGTGGGCTGAAGCGCTCAATGTGGCTGCGCAAGGTTTGAAGAAAGCGCAGAAGAAGGGCGTAGGTATTATTACCGGTGGTCGATTGACTCTCGAAGATGCCTATGCGTATTCAAAGTTTGCCCGAATCGTGTTGGGCACTAACGATATTGATTTCCGTACCCGTAAGCATAGTGCAGAAGAAGATGCCTTCCTGGCAGCTCGAGTTGCGGGTAAGGAACTCGATGTTACCTACGCCGATATCGAGCATGCTCAGCACGTCTTGATCGTGGGTTTGGAAGCCGAAGAAGAAATCGGTTCGGTGTTCTTGCGCTTGCGCAAGGGAGTGCTCGACAAGACGACGTCGGTATCGGTTGTTTCTGCATTCGAAACACGTGGTAGTGCCAAGATGAACGCACGATTCATCCCTGCCACTCCCGGTACAGAATCAGAAGTTCTCGATGCGATCAACGACGCCGGCGAGGGTCTCTTTGGTGATACCTACCGCGACTTGGCTGGCGATAGTGGAGTTATTCTTCTCGGTGAGCGGTGTGCTGATTTCCCGGGAGCGCTTTCGGCAGCATTGCGTCTAGCTGAGCGCACCGGCGCGAAGATAGCCTGGATTCCGCGGCGTGCGGGTGATCGTGGCGCCTTGGATGCTGGCGCGGTTGCGCATCTGCTTCCAGGTGGCCGCCTGGTTTCTGATCCAGCTGCGCGCGTTGATGTTGCTGCAGCATGGGGAGTGGAGCGTCTACCAGAAACTCCGGGCCGTTCAACTGAAGAAATTTTAGCTGCAGCGACAGCCGGAGAACTCGGTGCCGTTATTCTAGGCGGCGTTGAGCTTGCTGATTTGCCTTTGGGGGCACGTGAAGCTCTGGAGAACGTTTTCGTTATTCAGCTCGAAGTGCGCAAGACCCAAACAACTGAACTTGCTGATGTTCTTCTTCCGGTTGCACCACCTGCTGAAAAGGGTGGAACTTTCGTCAATTGGGAAGGCCGATTGCGTCCCTTTGGTCAAACATTGGTCTCGAATAACGTCCCAGATCGGCGTGTTTTGCACGATCTGGCTCGTGAGTTCGGAGTGGATCTAGGTTTGGCTAAGCTTTCTGATGCGGTAGATGAATGGGCGCTGATGCGTAACTGGGATGGCGAACGTGGTCAAGATCCAGTTGTTCGCACCTCTGAGCCACCGCTCGTTGGCCCTGGCCAAGCAGTTCTTGCCTCATGGAAACTCATGCTCGACGCTGGAGCTTTGCAGTCCCAAGAGCCTAACCTAGCACGTACCGCACGCCGTCCTGTGGCGCTCATGTCGGAAAAGACGGCTCGAGATGCGCGGATTGAATCTCACGTAGAGATCACCGGGCGGACCGGTCAGATGGTTCTTGAAACAGCTATTGTTGCCATGCCAGATGGTGTTATTTGGGTTCCGCAAAATTCTGTTGGTAGCCAGATCGCACAGATCGGGGCAACTGCAGGCGATCTGGTGTCAATTCACGCGACGGAGGTTATGAAGTGAAACCCATGATTTTAACTCAGGTCGTTGCAGATTTCTCCAATGATACATGGTGGATTTCTGTGCTTAAAGCACTTTTCATTGTGCTGTTCTTGATCTTCTCAGTCATCTTTGCACTGTGGTTTGAGCGTCGCTTAATTGCTCGGTTCCAAAACCGCGTTGGTCCAAATACGGTGGGCCCTTTCGGTCTAGGACAATCCTTCCCCGATGCCTTGAAGCTGATCTTTAAAGAAGATTTTTGGCTTGCAGGTGCCGAAAAGATCGTCTACATCGTAGCTCCGGTTATTACTGCAGTGTGTGCATTTTCGGTGATGGCGGTTATTCCGATGGGGCCTGAAGTATCGATTTTCGGTTTGCATACGCCGTTGCAATTAACTGATTCGCCGGTGGCAATGCTTTTCGTTTTAGCAGTTGCTGCATTAGGTGAATACGGTATGGTCTTTGGTGGCTGGTCAGCTAAGTCCACTCTTCCGCTCTACGGTTCGGTTCGTTCGGCAACTCAGATGATTTCCTACGAACTTGCCCAAGGGTTGAGTTTGGTAACAATCTTCCTCGCTGCAGCCACAATGTCTACCTCAGGCATTGTTGGTGCCCAGCAAGATATCTGGAATGTAGTGACATTGCTCCCTGCATTCTTAGTATTCCTTGTGACGATGTTTGGTGAAACTAACCGCTTACCGTTTGACCTTCCCGAAGCAGAAGGCGAAATCGTGGCCGGTCCGCACACCGAGTACTCCTCGATGAAGTTCGCCTGGTATTACTTGGGTGAATACGTCAATATGTTCAATGTATCGATGTTGGCGGTCACGTTGTTCTTCGGTGGCTGGCGTTCGGGACCAATTTTGACCGCGCTCGGTGGATTGATTGGTTTCGATCCTAATACCGGCTGGTTCCCAATGCTTGTTTTCACGTTCAAGGTTTGGGTGTTTATTGCTGTCTTTATTTGGGTTCGTGCAACGCTGTTGCGGTTCCGGTATGACCAATTCATGAAGCTGGGATGGAAAGGACTTATCCCATCAGCGTTGATTTGGCTGACGATCGTGCTTATTTTGCATGGATACAAGCTGGTTAATCCGCAGTTTAATGACCGCTGGCCGATGGTTATCCTCTCGACCGGATTTGCGATCATGATGTTAATCTGGGCATTTGTGCGCGATGAGGAAACGGTTTCGCAAAGCCAGTTGATCGCCGAACGTGAAAGCCAAGAATTTGATGGATTCGAAGATGGATATCCGGTACCTCCTTTGCCGGGCCAGCATCTTCCACCATCACCTCGCGCTACTCGCCGAGTAGCAAACACCGTGCCAACTACAACCCAGGAGGCGTAAGAATGTCAGAAAAAGAATTCGCCCAACCTGACGAATCGCTCTATAGCCCGAATAAGAAAGGCCCTCTAGGACGCGCATTTGCACCGGTTGCTGGTTTCGGTGTCACATTTTCTACGCTCTTCCGGCCTGCTGTTACCGAACAGTATTTGCCGCATAAGCCAGAACAAAAGACGCCACCGCGTCCGCGTTATCATGGCATGCACCGCCTTAACCGTTATGCTGACGGTTTAGAAAAATGTATCGGGTGTGAGTTGTGTGCGTGGGCTTGCCCGGCAGATGCAATCTACGTCGAAGCTGCCTCGAACCATCCAGGCGAACAGTATTCGCCAGGTGAACGCTACGGGCGCGTCTACCAGATCAACTATCTTCGCTGCATCTTCTGCTCATATTGCATCCAAGCCTGCCCAACGCGTGCATTGACGATGTCTACCGAGTATGAAGTTGCTGACCAAACTCGTGAATCCTTGATTTATGAGAAGCAAGATCTCCTTGTTCCACTTGCCCAAGGCATGCTTTCAACACCTCATCCTATGGCTGAAGGAACAACCGATGCCAACTACTATAGGGGTGAGATCACTGGCCCTACCCAAGACCAAGTTGATTGGGTGAAACAAGTACGTCCCGATGATCCAACAGTGTCATCTGCTCAGGTGAGCACTGTGGCTACCAAGGAGGCGCAGAACTGATGCCTAATGAACCTCTTATGACGTTGTCGATCGGCACTGGGGAAATGATCCTTTTCGCCGTGACGTCGGTGTGCATGATTGCCTTGGCGATCTTCGGTCTGCTTATCACCCGGAAAGCTGTTTTGACTACCTTGAGCGTCATCGGCGTCATGGTTGGCTTGGCAGTGCTCTACACAGCTCTCGAAGCGCCATTTATGGGCGTTGTTCAAGTTGTGGTTTACACCGGCGCGATTTTGATGATGTTCTTGTTCGTACTAATGCTTATCGGTGTCGATTCGGCAGATTCGGGGCATGAAACACTTAAAGTTCAGCGTCCGGTTGCAGTTTTGGGCGGCCTTGGCATTGCCGCAATTCTTATTGGGGTAGCTTTTGGTGCTCACGCACCCCAAGGCGTAGGTTTGGAACTAGCCAATTCTGAGTCCAACCCGGTAGGCGTAGCTACACTGATTTTTTCTTCCTCAGTGCTCACCTTACAACTGACCGGAACGTTGTTGATCGTTGCTGCTCTGGGCGCAATGACCCTCACTCATCGCGATCGCGTAAAAGAACGTATCACTCAAGAAGAACTAGCACACCAGCGCATGCAACAATTTACTTCTGCTGGTGTTCATGTTGGGCAAAAGCCACCGCCGGGTGTGTTTGCGGAGTCTAACTCTTCAGCTAACCCAGCATTGACTGTGGGCGGCCAGCCACTAGAAGATTCTACGAGCCGTGTGCTTCATATTCGTGGCCAGGTACGTACCGTTGCCGAAATTTCGCCAACGACAGTACAACGTGTTATCGACGGCGGTATCCACGGACCTTCAACCTATGGTGTGACCGGTTGGGCACAGATTCCTGGCATGCCAGGTGAAAGTGCCCCGGATCATGAGCAAGCTCTAGCCCGGTTAGGTAGCGCTGAAACTCCGAT containing:
- a CDS encoding NAD(P)/FAD-dependent oxidoreductase produces the protein MSRPEHADVVVVGAGPGGAATAHYLAQNGVDVLVLEKATFPRDKVCGDGLTPRAMAELIRMGISVREEDGWVRNWGVRGYGAGHVIEVPWPELASVPNFGSAMPRKDLDHLLIKHAVASGARLREGVTVLGPVVHERSGRIVGVRARKTAEGSRGSEFVISARFVVDCGGVSARMAIAAGREKALNRPMGVAHRTYFRSPLANTDMMESQLELWAGKPGESELLPGYAWMFAVGDGLVNVGLGSLSSTAQPTGVDYRDVFAKWIANTPPEWELTPENQVGRLRGAALPMAFNRKPHYANGLALVGDAGGMVSPFNGEGIAYAMASGRLVADFIAQALVRPTVGAQDRVMNQYGRELRAQLGGYYTLGRVFASLIERPEIMHLCVKYGLPRPTLMKLVMKLLSDSYDRNDGDWMDKVITTLTKVVPKA
- a CDS encoding NADH-quinone oxidoreductase subunit C codes for the protein MTDHGSLTEGGVGAEYVTTRKGMWGVKNGADTTGFSGHEEVITIAQPAHRPYGGWFDDVVDILGELLAAEGLRPDDVIEKVTTQYGELVIFVKREHLVSVARHLRNDQDLRFELCLGVSAVHYPEDKDRELHGFYTFFSITHNRVLSVEVAAPESDPHIPSIVGVYPGNDWPEREAWDLMGIVFDGHPGLTRSVMPDDWIGHPQRKDYPLGGIPVEYKGAVIPPPDTRREYN
- a CDS encoding NADH-quinone oxidoreductase subunit B; protein product: MGLEEKIPTGIGLTTVEALAGWAQQRSPWPVTMGLACCAIEMMSFGATRFDASRIGMEVFRASPRHADIMIVSGRVSHKMAPVVRNIYDQMPDPKWVISMGACASSGGVFNNYAIVQGIDHIVPVDIYLPGCPPRPEMLINAVFELRNNLMKNRPLGEHRKEVARKAEAAALKALPLESQKGLLA
- a CDS encoding NADH-quinone oxidoreductase subunit D, which translates into the protein MTTQMPHATRGINEEESNSYTSFEAVGGDWADIAREAEQVGEEHIVVNLGPVHPSTHGVLRVQVELDGENVKEVRAATGFLHTGIEKNMEYRTWTQGVAFCTRMDYVAPIFQEVAYCLGVEKMLGIADQVPQRAQAIRVLLMELTRISSHLVGIGSGGNELGATTMLTLTFRAREDILRLLEDVTGLRMNHEYVRPGGVLNDVPEGFTDYCRELLPKVRQTISEMQDLTMKNPIFLDRHVNVGVSPLSSMMALSMTGPSVRAAGVPWDLRKTQPYCGYEKYEFDVPVADKADAYNRIDVKFRECYESLRICYQVLDELDKTAGEPVIIGDKKIAWPAQLSIAGDGQGSTPEHVKEIMTESMESLIHHFKLVTEGFRVPPGQSFTMVEHPKGIFGVHLVSDGGTRPYRAHFRDPGFNNLQSLSVMAEGGMLADLIVSLAGVDPVMGGVDR
- a CDS encoding class I SAM-dependent methyltransferase: MKRPLSHIAQTESENSQHRASLEKKPHDVSKMFDDVAQHYDLTNTVLTGGLVHVWRNVTRDAVGARAGLSVLDVACGTGASAAGYASDGADVIGCDFSPGMISRGLELHPGLDLRVADATALPFDDETFDVVTISYGLRNVVDTAAALRDMLRVTKRGGKIVIAEFSQPTNPILRAGYFEFMRLGMPLLSQIFSSDAPAYDYLRESIQAWHSQEELARLMQDSGWREVEYKNLTNGIVALHRATRP
- a CDS encoding isochorismate synthase — translated: MYTIPHLRAQTTRLPDVPNLSKIMTAQRGQLAWLRNSSGFIGAGQAARFDAEPTSQTSREDGRRFALASQWWNDLQRETEIRDEVNLPGTGLISFGSFSFAPHSPAGSALIVPEVVVGITGPGTGSTSAGTPFLTLIGPIDQDIFTTLSPQAKQLLDAVLLQALPQYRENGIGRIEPVHDFADYVADIDQITRTIAEGDLTKVVIARQLDIVTDSPIDERTIISHLNEKFDDCWTFAVDGLIGATPELLAQSQGDSVTTRVLAGTVKTDTTNTAAALLDSPKNRHEHDVAVLSALESLNKIGTVTTGEPFVLQLPNVSHLATDIHTHLDAAANALQIAGALHPTAALGGTPRVRALEVIADVEPTDRDRFGAPVGWLGSGNAGQWCVALRCARIDGDFGARAWAGGGIVNDSDPRAEFDETEAKFSAILSAFGLAN
- a CDS encoding NADH-quinone oxidoreductase subunit A, with product MNPYVPLLIMIAVASLVGIGGLAVSAIIGPKRYNRVKVANYECGLEPTPSAGASGRFPIKYFLTAMTFIIFDIEVVFLYPWAVSANRLGLASLIAIASFVFLITVPFIYEWRRGGLDWE